One Mangifera indica cultivar Alphonso chromosome 4, CATAS_Mindica_2.1, whole genome shotgun sequence genomic region harbors:
- the LOC123212770 gene encoding carotenoid 9,10(9',10')-cleavage dioxygenase 1: MATDGDVVVVNPKPQNGLTSKVIDFVESLIVKFMYDTSQPRHYLSGNFAPVSEETPPTKSLTVIGHLPDCLNGEFVRVGPNPKFSPVAGYHWFDGDGMIHGLRIKDGKATYVSRFVRTSRLKQEEFFGGAKFMKVGDLKGLFGLLMVNMQMLRAKLKVLDVSYGTGTGNTALIYHHGKLLALQEADKPYAIKVLEDGDLQTLGMLDYDKRLQHSFTAHPKVDPYTGEMFTFGYSHTPPYITYRVISKDGFMHDPVPITISDPIMMHDFAITENYAIFMDLPLYFRPKEMVKENKLIFTFDATKKARFGVLPRYAKNEAQIRWFELPNCFIFHNANAWEEEEEVVLITCRLENPDLDMVNGTVKEKLENFANELYEMRFNLKTGLASQKKLSAPAVDFPRVNESYTGRKQRYVYGTILDSIAKVTGVIKFDLHAEPEAGKTKLEVGGNVKGIFDLGPGRFGSEAIFVPREPGTSSEEDDGYLIFFVHDEKTGKSRVNVIDAKTMSPDPVAVVELPNRVPYGFHAFFVTEEQLEEQAKL, encoded by the exons ATGGCTACTGACGGCGATGTAGTGGTGGTGAATCCGAAACCACAGAACGGACTTACTTCTAAAGTGATCGATTTTGTTGAGAGCTTGATCGTCAAGTTTATGTACGATACTTCGCAGCCTCGCCACTATCTCTCCGGTAACTTTGCTCCGGTATCTGAAGAAACTCCTCCTACTAAAAGCCTCACCGTCATCGGTCATCTCCCG gaTTGCTTGAATGGGGAGTTTGTTCGTGTTGGTCCAAATCCAAAGTTCTCTCCGGTTGCTGGATATCACTG GTTTGATGGAGATGG CATGATTCATGGTCTGCGCATCAAAGATGGAAAGGCAACTTATGTCTCACGTTTTGTGAGAACATCACGACTTAAACAGGAAGAATTTTTTGGAGGTGCTAAATTTATGAAG GTTGGAGACCTTAAGGGGCTATTTGGATTGCTCATGGTTAACATGCAAATGCTTCGAGCTAAACTGAAAGTATTGGATGTTTCATATGGAACTGGAACAG GTAATACAGCTCTCATTTATCACCATGGGAAACTTCTAGCACTTCAAGAGGCAGACAAACCTT ACGCCATCAAAGTATTGGAAGATGGAGATCTGCAGACACTTGGCATGCTGGATTATGACAAAAGATTGCAACATTCCTTTACTGCCCATCCAAAGGTTGATCCATACACTG GTGAGATGTTTACCTTTGGATATTCGCATACACCTCCATACATCACATACAGAGTTATTTCAAAGGATGGTTTCATGCATGATCCCGTGCCAATAACAATATCAGATCCCATCATGATGCATGACTTTGCTATTACGGAGAATTATGCAATTTTCATGGATCTTCCTCTGTATTTCAGGCCAAAG GAAATGGTGAAAGAAAACAAGCTGATATTCACATTCGATGCAACAAAGAAAGCTCGTTTTGGTGTACTTCCTCGATATGCAAAGAATGAGGCTCAAATAAGATGGTTTGAGCTTCCAAATTGCTTCATATTCCATAATG CCAATGCTtgggaggaggaggaggaagtTGTTCTGATCACCTGCCGCCTGGAGAATCCAGATCTGGACATGGTCAATGGGACTGTCAAAGAAAAGCTTGAAAATTTCGCAAATGAACT TTATGAGATGAGATTCAACTTGAAAACTGGTCTAGCTTCACAAAAGAAATTATCAGCACCTGCTGTTGACTTTCCCAGGGTTAATGAGAGCTACACTGGCAG GAAACAAAGATATGTTTATGGGACCATTCTAGACAGTATTGCTAAGGTTACAGGGgttatcaaatttgatttgcaTGCTGAACCAGAGGCTGGAAAGACAAAGCTTGAAGTTGGAGGAAATGTTAAAGGTATCTTCGACCTGGGCCCAGGTAGATTTGGTTCAGAGGCTATTTTTGTCCCTCGAGAGCCTGGTACCTCTTCTGAAGAAGATGACGGCTACTTAATTTTCTTTGTACATGATGAAAAGACCGG AAAGTCACGGGTGAATGTAATTGATGCAAAAACAATGTCGCCAGATCCTGTTGCAGTGGTGGAATTACCAAACAGGGTTCCCTACGGCTTCCATGCCTTTTTTGTGACAGAG GAACAACTGGAAGAACAAGCAAAATTGTAA